CTAATATCCGATGCTGATTCCGCCCCTGTTTGTATGTGAGTCTGTGTCACAAACCTGTGGTGATTGGGGGCCATTTCTTCACGAAGAGTACCTCCCCCTGAGTAGTAATTAGCCGCCCCATTGAGGCCCGAACCAGACCACGCCGAAAAAGCATAGGCAATGCGTGTCTCCAAATGTTGCTTGGTCCAAACCCAAGCAATTGAGAAGGTAACTTGATGATTGGGCTTGTTGGACCTATCAATCAATCATTCGTACTGAATTCCTTGATGGGCCAGCTCCATTCTCTGGATAGTGTAACGTCCATTGTATTTGTTCATACTTAAtagaatgtaaaaaaaaaaaataaaaaaaatgaaagaaaacactatagaattttcaaaaaatttatacttatttaaaaatttaaaatacaatTTTGATGTATGTGTATACATGTATATTTATGATGCATAGACAGTGATAATTGTTGGGAGAGTTGGTGAGCATATTTTCCTACAGTTGGCATAAATATGATGCActggttgttgattttgattaaaaaattaatacagTATTAATTTGGCGTGACTTTGTTAGATATGTGTGGGACCACGTGAAGGAAACAAATTATGAAGCAAATTCATATCGACTTTGTGGATTGAATTAAAGAGGAGTTTTTAATTGGTTTTGATTTCCTTTTGTTTGTGGTACACGGCAAGTTGGTTTACTATAAAATTAGAGAGTTGTTTGCAGAGTTAGTGCTGGGTCGATGTAGTGCCGAGGGAGCTGAGGGCAGAGCCGTGCGGGCATTGCAGTGGTAGGTTGTGTTGCCATGAGGAGGCTGTGCAGCTACCGGGTATGGTGTTGAAGCGGTGTTCAACGTGATTACGTTCATCATTAAGGAGAGAATCAAGAAAAAACATGTTTCAATATTgacaaaatcaaattaaaaaaaataattaaggaaaaaattaaCACAAGTTAAGAGATTATATTAAAGACCCCAAGAAATTAACACAAATTAGGAGATTATATCAAAGACCCCATGAGCCCCAAGGCCCATCTTTGACCtatgtattatatattgtaAGCAGTAGGACTTGAacgaaaaaataattaaggaaaaaattaaCACAAGTTAACAGATTATATTAAAGACTCCAAGAAATTAACAGAAGTTAGGAGATTATATCAAAGACCCCATGAGCCCCAAGGCCCATCTTTGACCtatgtattatatattgtaAGCAGTAGGACTTGAACTTGGGTGGTTCTTAGGGTAGTCCAAAACCTTTATCATTCTACTGCCCTTCAATCTTTATACATATAACAcataaaaatttcttttaaatatactAAGAACATCAACAAAGATTAATATCACACATTACTCATTAGATTGGTATAACACAACTGAGTGATATTTAAGTAAATATCTTGCACTTTTCACACAAGGATGCATTTCCCGAGCTTAAGAACTAATGACAACGGCTCATCATGAGAAGAACAAATATGTGCGAGCTCGTAACTCAGAACGGATAATATCCTTGATTTGTTTTGGTTTGAATTTCCTACAATAAACCAACCACATTACAAGAAATCCCAATAATTGTTTGTGTTATGACATTACACGGTATATGCTAACCTCATTATAAAATTGATCAATGGCGTGCTAGAATCATCAAGTATGTGATTATGATGTGTAGTCTAACTAAGTACCAATAAATCCATATTAGTTCATCGTTTGTCGATATACCCAACAAATTAATCTTGCTTCCTAAGTTCCAAAAGCCAACAAAATTTGCTCTTTCAATAACCCAATTGAAATTAGACATATCTTACAGTGTATACTTAATGAATTATTATCATGAACAATTTCAATCCTAATTTAAACAGAGCTATGTTGAATCCATTGATAACCATACCAACATCCCGCTAGCTGCCCGCATGTGAATCACGGTTGTGTCTTTTTCTTTGACGCCCCTGGTTTAGTCTCCATGCACATGAATTAACTCGAGGCTTTCCTCTTTTTGAATGTCAGTGGGCCCGCCTGATGGCCTCATAAAAGTAACTTTGAAAAGTCGTACTGTAACCGTAAATCTTGCCTTCTTTGTTTAATTCGGTCAATCAGCCATACGTGCTCAACTGTTTGGTAAAATGAACAAAACAACAGTTCGGACAACGTACCGGACTGTCCGGACTTCCCTCAGTCCCTGACAACTAGCTAGAATCTTAGGTAGGCAATGAACAAATCCTAAACCGTCCAGTGCTATTAATGTCGTGATTCCAAAATGCTAACTTAACGGCTGTGATTAAAATCCATTTAAGCATTGGTGATTTTTCTTTAGAATCAATCAATTCAAAAGTAATCCCACACGGCCACACAGCACAGGACAGGCAATATTTCAGCGTCTGATCATGGACTGCATTTTTAAGAAACGAAAAAACAGgtctaaaaataaataagagcccagaaattaataaatatgaaatatttgattattgaatCAATTTTTATAAGATGTAGCCAGTACTATGATTAACTCTCATGTTCTCGTTTGATGATCAGCCACGTCGACTTTGGTGGTGCAAGCCAGCAATCGCTTGAAGATGGAGAACAGTCCAGCACAAGTCACCTCCTTCGCCCTCCTCAACACCAAGCACTTCCTTCTACATGGAATCCCATTTTTGCCCTTTCCAGTCTTCATCCTAATTGACTTGTTTTTCACCGTCTCTCTCGCTTTCCCAAAGGACTTCTTAGTCTTTTCCAGAACAGTCTCCTTTCTTGAGAACGTATAGCTCCTCAGGTACATTTGCCTGCACCAGACGCTGTCCACAACCCTAGGGTGCGCACCCGGTCCCCGGCGCATGTTAGGGTTCAAGAACTCCGCCTCGGATTCGGGCCACCTGTAGAGTCTCACGTAAGTCGGCCTGACAGGGAGACGAGCAACGTCTTCTATGCAGTCAGAGATGCACGGCGACGACATAGCGATCGAGAGTGTTTGGTACGGTCGCTTTGTGGTTATCGTTTTTTCAATTGGGCATAAAGGGCCGAAGTGCTGGATGCTCTTGGCATGATAGGGgattattttgtgtatatgtatatatatacacatatgtataaGTGCTTGTAGATGTCTAGTTTGGTCCATGCATTTTAATTGAGTGGCTGACTTAGGACTGTTGATGATGACTAAATCGAATTTGATTGTTCTATGTTCGCAGGCGAGGATTAGATTCGATGGATTGCTTAATCTCTTGACAAAAATGCCCCACTAACTAAAACAAAAGGTTGCTTAGTGGGATAGATATGTACATTTGCTTGTAACAAAATTAATTCTCACATATTATATCGTAacatttccttttattttcgTAAAATGAATCTATATTCTTAAGTGGTGAATGCAAACAATTGTTCTCGATCATACCAAAAATACCCCTACAATGAGATGCTAACATGTGTCGCCACATAGACTGAGTAACAGGAGGTTGGGTTGGGAAGCATCTTGGCCAACCCAGATGTCACCTCAGCATGTACTCTTTGGTATGGCCTTAACAAGCATAACCTCGAGAACCTCAGATGACCAAAACATCTCGGGATATCGAGGAGTGCTCATCACCGAACATGACGGAGATATACAAGAGATTTTTAAGGGATTCACCTCGGAAATCTCACCCGCAATAAAAGATAATTAATAATtctaaattcatataaaaaggaCTTCCACTCAAGTAAATCTTTCTCACGCTCTCACTATTCAATACTAGTTAAAAAGAGAGCTCCAATCAATAAGCAATCTCAATGGTTTTATTGCCTACCAAACTAACTTGAGCATCAAAACGTCCCCCTGAGGTACACCTCGAGAACTTCAGAGTTCACATTTTATACCTGTTCAGATATAGAATAGCAACATCCCGATTCATAGTCTAATCAAGTAGAACCGAGTATTCAGTTATCGATGAGTTGAGGAGTTCGTCTGATTTTGCACgtcatatatcattttggaacAACAACCTTTTAATCAATAGTCTGATTAATTGAGATGCCAGTGGAATCGATCCGATTTTGCACTTCTATCAGTTCTTGTTTTGTGgcaacattttttgagtttatCCGAGCCAGCCATTTTTTATTGAGTAGTTTATACATACTACTAACCATTAATGGATGCCGTCTTGAATCTTGTTCTCAACGGCAATGGACAGGAATATGCAGTCAAGGatccaaataaacaaaattagcaagaaaaacaaaaagaaccaatatttatattggattgTGTGGCTGTTACCAAGTAATCAAAAGTTTTGTGATGAGCCCCTATCGGCTGCAAAATTAGAGGCACGATCAGAGAACCATGAAACAAATGGATGCCGTTTCTTTAAGTCTAAATTACCATTTTTCAAGCCCTGATTTCCTCCACTAGGCTAAAGGATGCTGCTaccaattaattatatttatttcgtGGATTGTTATTTGGTTTGAAACGTTTTCGTATGTATATATCTTATTTGATGTCCAGTTTACATAATAAAAAGAAGAGCTCAAGTGGCTTGTAGGAGGCTTTAGCCCAAAATTTCTTCAGGCCTGTGAACATTATCTGGGACCCATAAGGGTTTGCTGGGTTGACTTTGCCTTTAATAGCCATATCAATATTTTGGTGTTGGATCAGGCCCAAATAAATACGTACACAAATTCACGATACCTCCATTGGGCCCCCAACAAAACATTTACCTTTTAGAATGCATTTGGGGGGCTGCAATATGTGATGTAGTAGATTGCAGCCGTTacttaaaattgttttaatctAAACCGTAGATTTCATCCAACGGTGTTAAATAAGGTAAACaccactccaaaaaaaaaagaagaagaagaaattacaCGCTTGGGTTCCAATTACAATCCTAGTATCTGAAGCACAACAAGTAATGTTACTTCCACAATTATTAAATACATCAATATTCCAGTTACAATCCTAGTCTCTAATCACAACAATGACTTTATTTGTCATAATTGATTCTACGTTTGATTGTAACAAAAATAAACGCAAATAAACActtacaaaacaaaatttttgttgaTGCCGATTTCAGAGATGGGCTTAAATATGTGCAAATCAACAATTTCGCACCACGTCACCTTCAATGAAATATGAAAACTTTGAGAATATGTAGTTGATAATGTGTCCTACTTAGTTCGAGTATGGTAGAATTTGGTATTTTAGttggaaaattaaagaaataaagaaaaagaaagcatatgatattttattttatttttcttgcattaGTCTTGCTTCTTATTCTATCGTCTATTGGTTTGCCATAAATATTTGCTATttctttattataattattcttCAGATCTTTTAAATGTTGGTTTGAGTTTGTTTTtgctataattttttattatttatcataGTAAGCACCCGACTTCATATTGTATTTTTCCCCTTACTAAGAATGTTCCCCTCTCCTTTTCACATTCAAAGTTTTacttcaaataatcaaagtgaGTTTGTAAGAGACTCTCAATGTCGTTTAAAATTCTTTGGAAACCCATATTCCTATTCATACATAGTCGCAATAGCCAAAAATGtttatatcttcttctttttttaaataccattaaCAATTACGTTCGCGGTTGAAATCAAACCTTGGGCATACAAATGTTTATatcttgaaaaataataaaccaTAAATTGAAGATAGTACATGTGATTACTTGAAAGTGCAAATGAAGAAAATACTCAACATTGTGCCTTTTTTATACAATGGTATGGTTTGATATCGTCAATAACAACGGCTTTGATTCAATAGATTTGCTTATTCGAATTGACGATGGCTACTTGCTTTGTTTGAAACTTGGATCTCCTATTCACTACAATTACATATTTAAGGAGTCCAGAAGGTTTCTTCTCATTGGAAAcatatactctatttggtatctGGGATATGCAGATATTactgagaattttttttctcactttaAAGTTTAATCCGTTAATCTCTAAATACCACAATAGATTtatcaattttgaaaataaaaataaaaaatataaacgaAATATATGTATcatcttttcttcttgaaaGATTATCCATTCCCACACtgtttcattcattcattaaaacctaaaaacatatataaataaaaaaataaaaaactgctAGGCTGAAAAATATATTTGGGTGGCCATGCACTCACAAGATTTAGAATACTTGGTCTAGACAATATAACATGTGATTCTGGTCATCAAAACAAATGGCAATCTCCTATGGCTGCTTTACTAGTCCCTTGCTGTTGCATCTTACCTTCGCCTTATAATTTGTATTCAAATAGATAGACATTGGAAACATCTACTTTAGTGATCACACCATGATATATACCCCTGAtttttcagaaaagaaaaaaagaaaagatgaaatTCCTTTGGTTATCCAGTAaatatttggtgtaaacttataaaatatGGATGTAAGCTTATAGGGTTAAAATAGGTGGTGTAAACTTGGTAGTTTATGCggtataaataaaatttctcattaaATAGGTATTTACATATTGAATTAGAAACTTATAAATTTTCACACCAATTCtctaaaaaacaaagaaatttttACACGCAAAAAATTTTGTAAAGCATGATCGATTTTATTGAAAAAGTATTGAAGATGAAAGATAACGATTTACATAATGAATATATGAATAACTATCAGCTTcaacaattcaaaaaaatattatcgaCATTGAAAAGAATGCTCATGTAGTAGAGGTAAGTTTTTTAGGTTGCTTCATATTATGTACGATCAAGCCAAACAAGAATCCTCTAGAACAAGAACTATTAGTTGCTTGGTTGTAAGTCAATGGTTCTGGAGGTTCTCTAGGGTCTGTCCTTGTAGGGTTCGTTTTCAGTGGCGTTGTGCAAttgctttttctctctttcttttatcttttttttatttgagaaatatttttcttaatgGGTTTCTTCCATTTTATGTGTACTGTAAGAACAATATGCACATAAAATAGACTTTTTTATTTgcatattttattgattttttaatatttcttcATTTAGCTTAGTTTTTTTGTATAACAATATAATTGTATTAACGAGTCATATATATTAATGATTTCAATaacaataatattaattaatcataAATTAGTTTATAATTTAATTGTGATTGATTCATAAATTAATAACTCAACtcactatatttttgtttgtccAAACTCTAAACTACACATTACCTCACCTCACAACAGTTTTTTAAGTGACATCCCAAACACTTTTTGATATCACACTTCGTCTCATCTCATCACAGTTTTACACCTCGCACCATTTCATTAACAAGGGATCCAAAGCTTTTCCATGACCAATCCATTGAGCTTGTGTAATCACTTGATTCTACATTGGTCAAATAATTATAAAGGCACTTTGAACGAACAACAATATACCATAAGTTTTCTCTCAATTGTCTAATGCAAGTTATTAGTAgatttaatttgaaaacattATAATGACACAATCTTATGTAAATGGAATAAATAAGGATTGAGTACCTTTACTTTGTCTACTTGGATGATTAAACcactgaaattttattttttttctttcgctTTAATCGGCTAATCTCGCAATACCACAATAAATtcatcaattttgaaaaaacaatgaaaataacatattaatataaaaaaattatatgcatcatcatttcttgaaaaatCATTTATTCACACTAATCTTATTCATTCACTAGGTAAAACCTAGAaacatatataaaaaagaaaaaaaaaacaaagaaatatattTGTGTACCCATACTCTAGAATCATAATTTTAGTGTTCATCTCAAGTCTCAACCCGCTCCATAAAATAGCAAATGATCATGAAAATGATTAAAAGGAGGACACACATGCAATCTTAATTAGTAAGTTGAAGATGATATACAATCAAATCAAAGACCTAATCAAAGATCATCTTCTTTTATATAAGAGTGAATCTCAATGCAAAGAGTAAATTCATCCAACCTCAATTGATAACATAATTCTTGTCatattcttcatcttcttgttAATCTCAATTGAAAGCATGATTCTAATCttcctcttcttgttctttGGGGTTGTTAACTGGAAAATTGTTGGCTCAATcctgtaggtgccaaaaatggtgtggcacCACATCATCACATAATGACAAAACTAGTAGAACTATTTGGGTCTTCCCACTTAGACTACCACGATTAGGCCCAAATCCGAAAGCCCATCTGAGAggcccatatacaatctttacatcattactaAGTAAACATAACAGTAGTCTTACAATAAAGCTGTCACCCTTTCTGACATGTATTTGCAGGAGCTTTATGGCTTTACAGCCTGTTTGCTTTATCATTTGTACAATGACTGTTCCTTGACTGTTCCTTAGCAATATGGTACCAGGTTTCGAGTCGTCTGATGTGTTGGCGACCGTGTGTAGGCGCCAAGGCAGTGTGATGGCGCTATCTCGTATGAGCGCCATTGCATGAGCTACCTTTCTTGCAAAGTAGTTCTTGTCAGTCTAGTCTACAGCAAATATCTATAGGTGCAACAGACCTATATCTCCAGGTAAGACATTATCTCGTACATATTTCTCTTTATAGAATGTCGCCCACAATTCTACCCTCTCCTTTATCAACACCTGTTGTGATCATTTCGCACTACTACTTTATCCTactttttggtatttgtcaacTCTGACACAGCCGATATGATAGACCTTTCAGTTACACTTCTTTCGTGCAAGTCGGTCCAATAAAATAGCTGGAAGGtgcacacaattcccgaggttgaTACTTGTTTTCTTATAAATACCCCCTCTTTCGTATGGGAGGGGATCGAACACTTTTTACCCACAATACAGGAAAATACCCCAAGACAATATACTCAGACTAAACACCTAAGAACATAGCTGGTCTTTCACCTCCGACCGactctaacttgatcgtcggagcctccacgaccggcaccccccaatccggttgaggagctttcacggttttctttgttgtgaaaTCTGTAGGACTCA
This genomic stretch from Tripterygium wilfordii isolate XIE 37 chromosome 22, ASM1340144v1, whole genome shotgun sequence harbors:
- the LOC119991537 gene encoding uncharacterized protein LOC119991537 codes for the protein MSSPCISDCIEDVARLPVRPTYVRLYRWPESEAEFLNPNMRRGPGAHPRVVDSVWCRQMYLRSYTFSRKETVLEKTKKSFGKARETVKNKSIRMKTGKGKNGIPCRRKCLVLRRAKEVTCAGLFSIFKRLLACTTKVDVADHQTRT